The DNA sequence GGCTGACCGCTTGACATAGGGCTCTCAGCCGAAGTCCAGCACCAATCGGCCACGGACCCCGCCCGCCTCCAGCATGCGGTGGGCGCGGGCCGCGTCCTCGGCGGGGAGAACCTCGGCGACCCGCAGCATGAGTGTGCCGTCCTCGGCCTGTCGCCGGAGCCGGTCGAGGTGCCCGGTGTCGGTGAGGTGGTCGCCCACCATGACCGGGCAGACCCGGATTCCGCGTTCGGCGGGGCCTGCCCAGCCTCGAATCTGGATCAGCGTGCCGCCGTCGGCGACGGCCGGGACCACCTCGGTGGTCTGCATCGCGCCGTCGACGAGTCCGGGAACCCCGGAGCGCACGAGTGCGCGAATCCGGTCGGCGACGTCCGGACCGCGCTCGACGACGTGGTCGGCGCCGAGACTCCGCACCAGATCGGTGTCATGTGGGGCCGCGTCGGCGATGACGGTCAGGCCGTCCGCCTTGGCAAGCTGCACCGCGTAGCCGCCGACCGCGCCCGCGGCCCCGGTGACGGCGACCGTCCGGCCGGCGGGAAGGGCCATCTCGTCGAGGGCAAGGCGGGCGGTCATGGCGTTCATCAGCAGGGTCGATGCTTCGAAGAAGTCGGCACCGGCAGGAGCCGGGACCACCGATGCGGCGGGCACCACCACCTGTTCGGCGTAGGCGCCTCCGCCGGCACCGGTGAACAGCACCAGGGCGATCACTCGCTGGCCCACCGTGAACCGTTCATCGGTTCCCGGGCCCAGCTGGTCGATCACGCCCGCGGCGTCCATGCCGGGGACATACGGTGGTCGCCGGCCGGCCATCCGCACGGCATGGCCGCCGGTCCGCAGCAGGACGTCGGTCGGGTTCACCGCGGCCGCGTGCACCCGGATCCGGACCTCGCCCGGGCCCGCCTGCGGCGCAGGCAGATCCAGCACCCGCAACACCTCGGGGCCGCCGAAACGATGGAGACCGACGGCCTTCACGATGCGTTCACTCCGGCGAGTGCGGAGCAACACCTCGAGGTACTCGCGCAGATGAACGCGCCGACCGAGATCTTCATACCGCAGGCCCTTCGATAGCATTCGGAGACTGTCTCCGGTGAATATACGGAGGCGTTCTCCGCTTGTCCACAGGAGGATGCCATGACGTCTGGCCGACCGCTGCGCGCCGACGCCGCTCGTAATCGAGCGCTGCTGCTTGACTCCGCCCGTGAAGCGTTCGCCCGCGCCGGGGTGACCGCATCGTTGGACGACGTCGCCAAGGCCGCCGGAGTCGGCGCCGGAACGCTGTACCGACACTTCCCGAACCGTGATGCCCTGGTCCTCACCGTGATCGACGAGGGTCT is a window from the Mycolicibacterium litorale genome containing:
- a CDS encoding NADP-dependent oxidoreductase, with the protein product MKAVGLHRFGGPEVLRVLDLPAPQAGPGEVRIRVHAAAVNPTDVLLRTGGHAVRMAGRRPPYVPGMDAAGVIDQLGPGTDERFTVGQRVIALVLFTGAGGGAYAEQVVVPAASVVPAPAGADFFEASTLLMNAMTARLALDEMALPAGRTVAVTGAAGAVGGYAVQLAKADGLTVIADAAPHDTDLVRSLGADHVVERGPDVADRIRALVRSGVPGLVDGAMQTTEVVPAVADGGTLIQIRGWAGPAERGIRVCPVMVGDHLTDTGHLDRLRRQAEDGTLMLRVAEVLPAEDAARAHRMLEAGGVRGRLVLDFG